A stretch of DNA from Triticum dicoccoides isolate Atlit2015 ecotype Zavitan chromosome 2A, WEW_v2.0, whole genome shotgun sequence:
CGGCATCAGATGTGAAAGGGGTGAGGAAGCAAGATGATGGCGATGTATGGAGCATCCTATTGTTGTGGAAGAAATAGGTCGTCGACCAAATAAGCGACATGGTGGCCAGTCAAGAGAGGGCACGGGATGCGAACGAAACATCCGGCTGAGTGGTAAAAGATGTGTCTCTTGATATCGCCGGGGTGAAGGTCGTTGCCCTCGGGCAGCATCATCTACTGTCATGGGTGAAAGCGTGAGCCGATGATGCCACAGGCGCGTGGGTAGCCTGAGATCATTTTTGTCCTCCTCCTTGAGATCATTTTTTTAGTGAAGACAAcgaattaaatttttattttttttgagaaTCAGACAACGAATTAAATAAAAGAAGAAATGATGGGAGCTTGAGTTGGGCCTGATCTACAGCATCCACTCCCTAATGGGCCTACCATCTGGCCCGTCCAACATTCTCTCTGAGTCGTGCGTGCTCTCTGTGATTAGGACAAAAAAAAAAGAGGTGCGTGGGTAGGAGAAAAAAGAAAGAGCGGCCGCCGGCGAGAGAGGCGGAGGGGGGAAGAAAGGTGCGGCCTTTCTTGCCTAAAATTCCAGCGGCGGAGGCGAatccaaggaggaggaggaaggagccgCCCCTGCCCAGCTAAATCCTCGTCGTTCGCCTCCCCGATCGCCATTTCCCCCCTTCCGCGCGAGAGATTCGTCCTCCGATGCAGGCCGCCGCCTCGTGGAGCAAGGGCCTCCCCGGCCTGCGGAGCCACCTCTGCGCCGCGGCGTCGTTCCACTCCACGCCCCCCTCCCCCGCCAAGTGGAAGGGCAAGTTCGATTGCAAGGTCCGGCCGCCTCCTTCAATCCCCCTCTTTTCCCATTTCCAGCGAATCCTTCCACGACCTAGTAGGTAGCTAGCTACTGTGGATGCTTGTGGTTAATAATCAGTGGATGGAAAATAGATCGATCAAACTTGGCAACAGTTTGGTGATCACTCACTGTTATCTTTCGTGTCCATACAAACTGGTCAATTGGAAGCTGTAGTAGATGCACATTTCAGTAGATAGATGGTGCTGGTAGATGCTGATTTCTTCCGCAACAAATAGTTTTGAGTTCTGAGGCTAAGCATCCGGACACGATTCTAGGTGGACGGACACTTGAATGCCAAAGTCTGAATCATGGACCACAAACTTCTTGATTGGTTTCGGCCGATGGTTTCCAGTAGGATAAGCATGAACGACGAAGCTCCATGTGCACATCTGGGGTGTCCTCAACCAATTAACCTGCTGTGCTGTGATTTCAGTTCCTATTTCAACTAGTTCTAGCCTGTAAAGGACCCTGATACATGCACATTTGGCAATTAATTTGTTCTTGGTCTCGGTAGGGTTATCCATATGCTTTACAAGTTACAACATCACTCCTGTTCATGTTCTTCTCATATATGTGCAGCATGAACATGGAAAACGGAAGCTATCCAAGGTATGCCTCGACACATCTCTCAGCTGTAATCTGTACTGGCTGGGAACATGAGCACCATTAATGTCAAACATACTTGAAGCACAGTAGCTCAAAGCAGCAGTTTAACTTCATGCCTGATGCAACTTGCAAGATACGTCAGTAACTATGGTCGGTATAGTATTAGTAGGGACTACAAGTTAATTATACTAAGATAGTTAAGTGCATTTTGCTTGATATTTTCCTCAGGGTGCTTGCATTCTCATACAGTTGCATAGAGCTCTTGGTAATGGTTTTCTAGAAACTTGGTAGCACATAAGGTTTTATTTATAGCTAGATACCAGAATTTGATCTCTCAGAATGTAATTGAGCACCACTAGCTGTGTTATGCATTTGTTTCACTGCCATGTTTTTAGTAGCCAAAGCAAACTCAATGAGTCAATTCATCACGCAGAAAGAAAACAGTTATAGGTTTGTACTTGATGCTTTATTTAGTAGCTGCCTTACCTTGATTAGGTAGCATCGACAATGGTGATTTTGAGATAGTTCTAATGGGTAATAACTCTTCAACAGAAATATGAGCGATACGTTGTTCGTCAAAAACGAGCAGAAGGAAAGAAGGCCCTGAAAAATTACCTTCTGTATGGAAAGTCAACACCTCATATACAGGTGAAATTTCTATTTGAGTTGTCATATGGACTTTCTTATCATTCCTTCATTGGGATAATTAAGGCAAAAGTTTATTTCTGCAAGCATAAGAGTTGGCAGTAAAGAGAAAACATCCACCATCCATTTATTATTGCTTGTGTACCTGAAGTCTACAGTGCACTTGTATTCCTCTAGGATGGAAGTATGGGCAGCTTTGCTAATTCGCATGATATTCCACGATTCAAAACGTTCAGAAAAAAACAGGATCACAGTTCAACAAAACCTCGACAAGGAGTACACCATCAAAGAAAGGGTATGGTTCTATCTTAGCACAGTAGGTCCATGTTTTGCTCTGCTGCCTTGGGAATATCCATGTAGTTATCTAGCGTTTCATGGTCTGTTATTGCCGTTTCTGCATATCTTACATAGTTACATCTGAGGATATGATTTATTTACACGGAGAAGTTCCAAGGGCAAACAAAACTTCTACAGCCTACAACTCAACTATATGAATTCTGATCCTTTGTGATGACAGTGTTTTGTGCTGCTTAATGACAGTTTTGTTGAACTTTCATGGATTATATATAGCATGGATCTATGATGCTGGCCATCCAGATCACTTCATTGAAGTAGCTATCACATCGTAATACTATGAAAGTTTGACGAGGATGTTCTTTTTTGTAGACAAAAAGGACAAGGCGAAGTTCTACAACTTTTTCTACGAAACCCGTTATGTGAATCCTGAAAATATTTTTGAGACCATCTTTGGTGAGCATCACCAGAGTTTTACCTGGTCCCATGCTTCATGGGAGGGTTTTCACTTCAGAGCTTCATCGTTTGGATTCAGACGGGCTGGTGAATCACGAAGACAAAGAGTTGAAAGCGAGAGCGAAGACgaaagcgacgacgacgacgacgcctgtGACACAGCCGGCGTTGGCTCACATGCGCACAGGCTCACCCTTGGATTGCCACCTCGTGGTCCACTAACCCTAGATGATGTCAAAACAGCGTGAGATTCCGTTTCGTCCTGCCTCCTCAAATTGTTGCTTGTCTCTGCCACCGTTGCAAAATGTTGTTTACCACTCACTCCGCTGGTGTTTACCCGATTTACTCCGTGCAGCTTCCGCGCGTCTGCTCTCAGGTGGCACCCTGACAAGCACCCAGGCTCTTCACAGGTAACCGACCCGACCGACTCTGAGGTGGTTTCGAAGTTGAACCAACAACAGATGCAACACTAGTTCAGTGTTGGTCACATGTCAACTTGCGAAAACACATATGCTAACAGAGGACATGTCCATTCCCTACATTTGTGTTGTGCACAGGCCGTAGCCGAGGAGAAGTTCAAGCTGTGCGTCAATGCGTACAACTCGCTCTGCACCGTCCTGAAGGCCGCGTGATAAGCCTCTTCCTTCCTCCACGCGTGGTGTTCTGAAGCTTGAGAACGCTATCAGCTGACCTCACTCGAGCGCGTGAATTTGGCAAGAAAATCGTTCCATCTCTTGCGGGGAGTTGGGGCTCCTGAACTGGAGCTAGAGCTCTCTTTCCCGCATCTGTTG
This window harbors:
- the LOC119357232 gene encoding uncharacterized protein LOC119357232, with protein sequence MQAAASWSKGLPGLRSHLCAAASFHSTPPSPAKWKGKFDCKHEHGKRKLSKKYERYVVRQKRAEGKKALKNYLLYGKSTPHIQDGSMGSFANSHDIPRFKTFRKKQDHSSTKPRQGVHHQRKDKKDKAKFYNFFYETRYVNPENIFETIFGEHHQSFTWSHASWEGFHFRASSFGFRRAGESRRQRVESESEDESDDDDDACDTAGVGSHAHRLTLGLPPRGPLTLDDVKTAFRASALRWHPDKHPGSSQAVAEEKFKLCVNAYNSLCTVLKAA